The Fusobacterium varium genome window below encodes:
- a CDS encoding glycosyltransferase, with protein sequence MKKNVIIRSGSLRMGGLERVLIEVLQNIDKKKYNLTLVVDDDCGEDNIFEKDIPKEIPYYFLKPQKLIEKTNYYKSRRKNILYKLMYNIYMNIETYIKSKNLKNLIKKLGKIDVFIDYDAGATKYIENIEADKKVVWIHNSIPNLKKSESKIKRFGKRLEKYNKIIAICDEMKEELTDIYPNLKERIIRIYNPFNFSRVLNLKDDLSELNEKDRNLLKEDYCIAISRLDTVQKDYKTLLKAFQILKSKGIDKKLYIVGDGPSKEEIKNMIKEYDLIEEVKLLGRFKNPYIWLNNADFFIHSSKYEGFGLVLIEAAILDKLVISSNCPVGPTEILENGKSGILFNVGESEELAEKIEKVLNDKNLRNRYILSMKERREDFKKENVLKEYEKLIDEI encoded by the coding sequence ATGAAAAAAAATGTGATAATAAGAAGTGGTAGCCTTAGAATGGGTGGTTTAGAAAGAGTTTTAATAGAGGTTTTACAAAATATAGATAAAAAAAAATATAATTTAACATTAGTTGTTGATGATGATTGTGGAGAGGACAATATTTTTGAGAAGGATATTCCTAAAGAAATACCATATTATTTTTTAAAACCTCAAAAGTTAATAGAGAAAACTAACTATTATAAATCAAGAAGAAAAAATATATTATATAAATTAATGTATAATATTTATATGAATATAGAAACATATATAAAAAGTAAGAACTTAAAAAATTTAATAAAAAAATTAGGGAAAATAGATGTATTTATTGATTATGATGCTGGAGCAACTAAATATATTGAAAATATAGAAGCAGATAAAAAAGTGGTATGGATACATAATTCAATTCCTAATCTGAAAAAAAGTGAAAGTAAGATTAAAAGATTTGGAAAAAGGTTAGAAAAATATAATAAAATAATCGCTATCTGTGACGAGATGAAAGAGGAATTAACAGATATTTATCCAAATTTAAAAGAAAGAATAATAAGAATATATAATCCTTTTAATTTTTCAAGAGTTTTAAATTTAAAAGATGATTTGAGTGAATTAAATGAAAAAGATAGAAATTTATTGAAAGAAGATTATTGTATTGCTATATCAAGATTAGATACAGTACAAAAAGATTATAAAACTTTATTAAAAGCTTTTCAGATTTTAAAGTCAAAAGGAATTGATAAAAAATTATATATTGTTGGTGATGGTCCTTCAAAAGAAGAAATAAAAAATATGATAAAGGAATATGATTTAATTGAAGAAGTTAAACTTTTAGGAAGATTTAAAAATCCATATATATGGCTAAACAATGCAGATTTTTTTATTCATAGTTCTAAATATGAGGGCTTTGGGCTTGTATTAATAGAAGCTGCAATATTAGATAAACTAGTAATTTCTTCAAATTGCCCTGTGGGACCAACAGAAATCTTAGAAAATGGAAAGAGTGGAATTTTATTTAATGTTGGCGAGAGTGAAGAATTGGCAGAGAAAATAGAAAAAGTATTAAATGATAAAAATTTAAGAAATAGATATATATTAAGTATGAAAGAAAGAAGAGAAGATTTCAAAAAAGAAAATGTTTTAAAAGAGTATGAAAAATTAATAGATGAAATTTAA
- a CDS encoding CatB-related O-acetyltransferase: MESLLGEIKEIKKYDNIFSYADSDFYCVIGNDVWIGANVKILNGVKIGDGAVLGMGAVITKDVPPYAIVVGVPAKIKSYRFSKEEINFLVKFRWWDKDINWIKENTKLFSDIKLFMAKYKES, encoded by the coding sequence ATGGAATCTTTATTAGGTGAAATAAAAGAAATAAAAAAATATGATAATATTTTTTCTTATGCAGATAGTGATTTTTATTGTGTAATTGGAAATGATGTTTGGATAGGGGCAAATGTTAAAATATTAAATGGAGTAAAAATAGGTGATGGAGCAGTTTTAGGAATGGGAGCAGTGATTACTAAAGATGTACCTCCTTATGCTATTGTAGTTGGAGTTCCTGCAAAAATAAAAAGTTATAGGTTCTCTAAGGAAGAAATAAATTTTTTAGTAAAGTTTAGATGGTGGGATAAAGATATAAATTGGATAAAAGAAAATACAAAATTATTTAGTGATATAAAATTATTTATGGCTAAATATAAAGAAAGTTAA
- the rfbA gene encoding glucose-1-phosphate thymidylyltransferase RfbA codes for MKGIILAGGSGTRLYPVTKAISKQIVPIYDKPMIYYPLSVLMLAGIKDILVISTPRDILVFEELLGNGCDFGLAISYAVQEQPNGLAEAFLIGEEFIGNDSCALVLGDNIFYGHGFTGMLKEAEAREKGATIFGYYVSNPKDFGVVEFDSEGKAISLEEKPKEPKSNYAIPGLYFYDNTVVEKAKKVKPSKRGELEITTLNEMYLNEETLNVVSMGRGMAWLDTGTHDGLLDASNFVKTIQSRQSVMVACPEEIAYRNGWITKEKVKKLAEPLLKSEYGKYLMNLIKER; via the coding sequence ATGAAAGGAATAATACTTGCAGGAGGGTCAGGAACAAGACTTTATCCTGTTACAAAAGCAATATCAAAGCAGATAGTACCAATTTATGATAAACCTATGATTTATTATCCATTATCAGTTCTTATGTTAGCTGGCATAAAAGATATCTTAGTTATATCTACACCTCGTGATATACTTGTATTTGAAGAGCTTTTAGGAAATGGATGTGATTTTGGTTTAGCTATATCCTATGCAGTTCAAGAACAACCTAATGGACTTGCAGAAGCCTTTTTGATTGGAGAAGAATTTATAGGAAATGATTCATGTGCACTAGTTCTTGGAGATAATATCTTCTATGGACATGGATTTACAGGTATGTTAAAAGAGGCAGAAGCAAGAGAAAAGGGAGCTACAATCTTTGGGTATTATGTATCTAACCCTAAAGATTTTGGTGTTGTAGAGTTTGACAGTGAAGGAAAAGCTATTTCTTTAGAAGAGAAACCAAAAGAACCTAAATCAAATTATGCAATCCCAGGACTATATTTTTATGATAACACAGTAGTAGAAAAGGCTAAAAAAGTAAAACCTTCAAAAAGAGGAGAGCTTGAAATTACTACTTTAAATGAGATGTATTTAAATGAAGAAACTCTTAATGTAGTAAGTATGGGAAGAGGAATGGCATGGTTAGACACAGGAACACATGATGGACTTTTAGATGCAAGTAACTTTGTAAAAACAATTCAGTCAAGACAAAGTGTGATGGTAGCATGTCCAGAAGAGATAGCATATAGAAATGGTTGGATAACAAAAGAAAAAGTAAAAAAATTAGCAGAGCCACTTCTAAAATCTGAATATGGAAAATATCTAATGAATCTTATTAAGGAGAGATAG
- a CDS encoding lipopolysaccharide biosynthesis protein has translation MKFKEIKLKLTEEKYLDWKIFFSQEESNAITLGKIILNGDYRIKKVYKNTKRNYVAQVDIGNKSYILKEFRSEVIIPQRKIQTLFKKGEALSTLINTTEAIELGIEELVKPITALVKKNLTIKQSYLLMEYVEGEKISSIEDIDKIMELVEKIHKVGIYHGDLNTSNFIKEGNKIRILDTQSKKEKIGSFKRWYDIFTLENDLLVKELNYNVREKYYLKGKNIWFYLAYLLKNLKNTKLIKKIKSKKKELRKKGWKI, from the coding sequence ATGAAATTTAAGGAGATTAAATTGAAATTAACAGAGGAAAAATATTTAGATTGGAAAATATTTTTTTCACAAGAAGAAAGTAATGCTATAACTTTGGGAAAAATAATTTTAAATGGAGATTATAGAATAAAAAAAGTTTATAAAAATACTAAAAGAAATTATGTAGCACAAGTAGATATAGGAAATAAAAGCTATATTTTAAAGGAGTTTCGTTCAGAAGTTATTATTCCTCAAAGGAAAATACAAACTTTATTTAAAAAAGGTGAAGCATTAAGTACTTTAATAAATACAACAGAAGCTATTGAGTTAGGAATAGAAGAATTAGTAAAACCTATTACAGCTTTAGTAAAGAAAAATCTAACAATAAAGCAAAGTTATCTTTTAATGGAATATGTTGAAGGAGAAAAAATATCAAGTATAGAAGACATAGACAAGATAATGGAATTAGTAGAAAAAATCCATAAAGTTGGAATATATCATGGGGATTTGAATACTTCAAACTTTATAAAAGAAGGAAATAAAATAAGAATTTTAGATACTCAAAGTAAAAAAGAAAAAATAGGAAGTTTTAAAAGATGGTATGATATTTTTACTTTAGAAAATGATTTGTTAGTAAAAGAGTTAAATTATAATGTTAGAGAGAAGTATTATTTAAAAGGAAAAAATATATGGTTTTATTTAGCTTATTTATTAAAGAATCTTAAAAATACTAAGTTAATAAAAAAAATAAAGTCTAAGAAAAAAGAACTTAGAAAAAAAGGATGGAAGATATGA
- a CDS encoding O-antigen ligase family protein encodes MKGTVKEKYLKFKEINLYLFGLSFFSNFDLAKIFLGIMIGCLVIDIFYYKEKLECGNNKLRNFLIFLVLGGTVWNFCADFNYRAARAYLKINRYAIIIFYLYPLVKNNKIILRNFIISLTISYITLIIRGINFYFIEKKRNRFSSFEGIMDVAVLVAVVGAFCFGNIIKLKELRYKFLNGIILFFTIFLLIITQTRAALLAFVIGVLGVLLFNRNIKIIITSCILGGFLLFGFLQTPYSARFKSNTFNAKVSLNNMSNGIRVEMWKNAIWRFKQHPIMGSGTKQDDKLYREYVNNMPEETEVQRVYKQAFKDGFDDAHSMYFNSLTDNGLFLVVQLIFIFGILPYILLKNSEYLYSLGMMGGLISYYTFGVAWPIWRHGWDPMLFWLMVSFVCCSIEFKSGDR; translated from the coding sequence ATGAAAGGTACTGTAAAAGAAAAATATTTAAAATTTAAAGAAATAAATCTATATTTATTTGGATTAAGCTTTTTTTCAAATTTTGATTTAGCTAAAATTTTTTTAGGAATTATGATAGGTTGTTTGGTTATAGATATATTTTATTATAAAGAAAAATTAGAGTGCGGAAACAATAAATTAAGAAATTTTTTAATATTTCTTGTATTAGGAGGAACTGTATGGAATTTTTGTGCTGATTTTAATTATAGGGCAGCAAGAGCATATTTAAAAATAAATAGATATGCAATAATTATATTTTATTTATATCCTTTAGTAAAAAATAATAAAATAATTTTGCGTAATTTTATTATATCTTTAACAATAAGTTATATAACTTTAATAATTAGAGGAATAAATTTTTATTTTATAGAAAAGAAACGTAATAGATTTAGTAGTTTTGAAGGAATAATGGATGTTGCAGTTTTAGTTGCAGTAGTTGGAGCTTTTTGTTTTGGGAATATAATAAAACTTAAAGAGTTAAGGTATAAATTTTTAAATGGAATAATTTTATTTTTTACTATTTTTTTATTAATTATTACTCAAACAAGAGCTGCTTTATTAGCTTTTGTTATTGGAGTATTGGGAGTATTATTATTTAATAGAAATATAAAAATAATTATTACTAGTTGTATCTTAGGAGGATTTTTATTATTTGGTTTCTTACAAACACCATATTCAGCTAGATTTAAAAGTAATACTTTTAATGCTAAAGTAAGTTTAAATAATATGTCCAATGGAATAAGAGTAGAAATGTGGAAAAATGCTATTTGGAGATTTAAACAACATCCTATTATGGGAAGTGGAACTAAACAAGATGATAAATTATATAGAGAATATGTAAATAATATGCCAGAAGAAACAGAAGTTCAGAGAGTATATAAACAAGCATTTAAAGATGGATTTGATGATGCACATAGTATGTATTTCAATTCTTTAACAGATAATGGACTTTTTTTAGTAGTACAACTTATTTTTATATTTGGAATATTACCATATATATTATTAAAAAATAGTGAATATCTTTATAGTTTAGGAATGATGGGAGGCTTGATTAGTTATTATACTTTTGGAGTGGCTTGGCCTATCTGGAGACATGGATGGGATCCTATGCTATTTTGGTTAATGGTAAGTTTTGTTTGTTGTAGTATAGAATTTAAAAGTGGGGATAGATAA
- the rfbC gene encoding dTDP-4-dehydrorhamnose 3,5-epimerase, whose amino-acid sequence MSKFKKIETGIEGLYIIEPTIFGDNRGFFLESYNKKEFEKIGIKDEFVQDNHSKSKKGVLRGLHFQTQHSQGKLVRVIKGAVFDIAVDLRKDSKTFGKWFGVELSAENKKMFFIPKDFAHGFLTLEDETEFMYKCTDFYHPEYDSGIMWNDSDIDIEWNFEKYNLKVEDIILSEKDKKHQSFKEYKSIL is encoded by the coding sequence ATGTCAAAGTTTAAAAAGATAGAAACAGGAATAGAGGGATTATATATAATAGAGCCAACTATTTTTGGAGATAATAGAGGTTTCTTTTTAGAATCATATAATAAAAAAGAATTTGAGAAGATAGGAATAAAAGATGAATTTGTACAAGATAATCACTCAAAATCTAAAAAAGGTGTATTGAGAGGATTGCATTTTCAAACTCAACATTCACAAGGAAAATTAGTAAGAGTAATAAAAGGAGCTGTATTTGATATAGCAGTAGATCTAAGAAAAGATAGTAAAACATTTGGAAAATGGTTTGGAGTAGAGTTAAGTGCAGAAAATAAAAAGATGTTTTTTATACCTAAAGATTTTGCACATGGATTTTTAACTTTGGAAGATGAGACAGAATTTATGTATAAATGTACAGATTTTTATCATCCAGAATATGATTCGGGAATAATGTGGAATGATAGTGATATAGATATAGAATGGAATTTTGAAAAATATAATTTAAAAGTGGAAGATATAATTTTATCTGAAAAAGATAAAAAACATCAATCTTTTAAAGAATATAAAAGTATTTTATAA
- a CDS encoding dTDP-glucose 4,6-dehydratase, giving the protein MKNYLITGAAGFIGANFLKYILNKHKDIFVVILDKLTYAGNLKNIENELKDKRVEFVKGDICNNELVENIFSKYDIDYVVNFAAESHVDRSIENPKLFLETNILGTQTLLDTAKKFWTVGKDEKGYPIYKEGKKYLQVSTDEVYGSLKKEIPEGKELTFNDKDLDILLENRGEVKTFGTKFFTEETPLSPKSPYSTSKASADMLVMAYMETYHMPINITRCSNNYGAYQFPEKLIPLIINNVLHGKLLPVYGDGMNVRDWLYVEDHCKGIDIVLEKGRLGEVYNIGGFNEETNINIVKLIIDTISRIMKDEIEYRKILKTDLENINYDLITYVQDRLGHDARYAIDPSKIVKELGWYPETPFVIGIEKTIRWYLDNQEWLENVTSGDYQKYYEEMYKKN; this is encoded by the coding sequence ATGAAAAATTATCTAATAACAGGAGCAGCAGGCTTTATAGGAGCAAACTTTTTAAAATATATTTTAAATAAGCATAAAGATATTTTTGTAGTTATCCTTGATAAATTGACATATGCTGGAAATTTAAAAAATATAGAAAATGAATTAAAAGATAAAAGAGTTGAATTTGTAAAGGGAGATATTTGTAATAATGAATTAGTAGAGAATATCTTCTCTAAATATGATATTGATTATGTTGTAAACTTTGCAGCAGAATCACATGTTGATAGAAGTATAGAGAATCCAAAACTATTCCTTGAAACAAATATTTTAGGAACACAAACTCTTTTAGACACAGCGAAGAAATTTTGGACAGTAGGTAAAGATGAAAAGGGATATCCTATATATAAAGAGGGCAAAAAGTATCTACAAGTATCAACAGATGAAGTTTATGGAAGTTTAAAAAAGGAGATACCAGAAGGAAAAGAACTTACTTTTAATGATAAGGATTTAGATATTTTGCTTGAAAATAGAGGAGAAGTAAAAACTTTTGGGACTAAATTCTTTACTGAAGAAACTCCATTATCACCTAAATCACCATATTCAACATCAAAGGCAAGTGCAGATATGTTAGTTATGGCATATATGGAAACATATCATATGCCAATAAATATAACTAGATGCTCAAATAACTATGGAGCATATCAATTTCCAGAAAAATTAATTCCATTGATAATAAATAATGTACTTCATGGAAAATTACTTCCAGTATATGGAGATGGAATGAATGTAAGAGATTGGTTATATGTAGAGGATCATTGCAAGGGAATAGATATAGTTCTTGAAAAGGGAAGATTAGGAGAGGTATATAATATTGGTGGATTTAATGAGGAGACTAATATTAATATAGTAAAATTGATAATAGATACAATTTCAAGAATAATGAAAGATGAAATTGAATATAGAAAAATATTAAAAACAGATTTAGAAAATATCAATTATGATTTAATAACTTATGTTCAAGATAGATTGGGACATGATGCAAGATATGCAATAGATCCAAGTAAAATAGTAAAAGAGCTAGGATGGTATCCAGAAACTCCATTTGTAATAGGAATAGAAAAGACAATAAGATGGTATCTAGATAATCAAGAGTGGCTAGAGAATGTAACAAGTGGAGATTATCAAAAATATTATGAAGAGATGTATAAGAAAAATTGA